A window from Rana temporaria chromosome 8, aRanTem1.1, whole genome shotgun sequence encodes these proteins:
- the SCD gene encoding stearoyl-CoA desaturase, with protein MYRGSQTVSTCVENPSVTAEDIGAHREMTDDIFDPSYQEQKGPRPPMKIVWRNVILMTLLHGAALYGIFLIPAAKPATLVWAVLCFMMSALGVTAGAHRLWSHRSYKAKLPLKMFLAVSNTMAFQNDIYEWARDHRAHHKYSETNADPHNAMRGFFFAHIGWLLMRKHPDVIEKGKKLDLSDLHADKVVMFQRRHYKKLILLMCFIFPTVVPWYFWGESLYNAIYVPCLLRYALVLNATWLVNSAAHMFGNRPYDKNINPRENRFVAIGAIGEGFHNYHHTFPYDYSSSEFGIKYNFTTLFIDLMCYLGLASDCKKVSTDIIKARRQRTGDGSLRSG; from the exons ATGTATCGAGGGAGTCAGACTGTGAGTACATGTGTGGAAAATCCCAGTGTAACTGCTGAGGATATTGGAGCACATCGTGAAATGACGGATGATATATTTGACCCTTCGTATCAAGAGCAGAAAGGTCCCAGACCTCCCATGAAAATAGTATGGAGAAATGTCATACTGATGACTTTACTACATGGCGCGGCACTATATGGGATTTTTCTTATACCAGCAGCAAAGCCTGCTACCTTGGTTTGGG CTGTATTGTGCTTTATGATGAGTGCCCTTGGAGTGACTGCTGGTGCCCATCGCCTCTGGAGTCACAGATCCTACAAAGCCAAGCTCCCCCTGAAGATGTTTCTGGCAGTTTCAAATACAATGGCATTTCAG aATGACATATATGAATGGGCACGAGACCACCGGGCACATCACAAATACTCTGAAACAAATGCAGACCCTCATAATGCAATGAGAGGCTTCTTCTTTGCACATATTGGTTGGCTCCTTATGCGAAAACACCCAGATGTAATAGAAAAGGGTAAAAAGCTTGATTTAAGCGACCTCCATGCAGACAAAGTGGTGATGTTTCAGAGAAG GCATTACAAGAAACTCATTCTACTGATGTGCTTTATCTTTCCCACGGTGGTCCCTTGGTATTTCTGGGGTGAATCGCTTTACAATGCAATATATGTACCTTGTCTATTGCGCTATGCTTTGGTGCTTAATGCAACATGGCTTGTGAACAGTGCAGCTCATATGTTTGGAAACCGACCATATGACAAGAACATCAACCCAAGGGAGAATAGATTTGTTGCTATAGGAGCAATTG GTGAAGGCTTTCATAATTATCATCACACATTCCCTTATGACTATTCTAGCAGTGAGTTTGGAATCAAATACAATTTCACTACATTGTTTATCGATCTAATGTGTTACTTGGGCCTTGCCAGTGACTGCAAGAAAGTCTCAACAGACATTATCAAAGCTCGGCGGCAACGTACTGGGGATGGAAGCCTTAGGAGTGGCTGA